CCCGCTTCAAAGATCCAGAAGGGCAATTCCAGGCGCACTGGGTATCCTGCATGGGTTTTCAGATAGGTAAATGTGACTTGATTCGCTTGCTCTTGATAGTCGCGGAGGATACCAGGACGACAACAGCGACAGAGAACCGTGCGATCGCCCCATTCCATCAGTGGATTAAGGAGTTGCGGATCGCTAACTCCAGAAATAGGAGGTAATCCTAACACCCGTTGCAGCATTTGCGTGGTATCTTCGGCAACACTGGTATCGATATAGGCTACCAGGGGAATTTGATGCTGTTGAGTGGCGGTCAATAATTGACGCAAGGCTTTGAGATAACACTGATAGGTGGCGCGATCGAAGGTTTGGGCAAAACTGGCGATCAGGGAACCATCATAAAATACTAGGCGCGAGGATTGATGGCTGTGGACGTGCATATAATCGATGATGCGGCGCACTTCCAATTCTAAACGGCGACGGTTCACCAGGCGATCCAAGGATTCCCCTTTCTCCAGAGCGGCAAATTGATTGGGGGTAATTAAATCTACCGCGACATCTTTTTCATAGTCCCCATCCCCACGATGAAAGTTTTCAAACCAGCCAATTTGAATCACCGCGATGGGTAGGGAAAAGTCCTTGCTCGGATAGATTTGGGAACCATCAACAGCAAATGTGGGAATTCCCGTGAGGCGATCGCGCACCCACTGTAAGCTTTGTTCTCGATTTTGCCAAACCAGATTCGATTTCACGATCCAACCGCGATCGCCCCTTTCCAACGGTTCAGCATAAATCGAATCCTGCTCATCGACTAACTCAATGCTTTTACATCGCTCAACTACTTCCCTAGAACGATGCAAAAGGGCTTGGCGATAGGGTCGTAGTTTCTCAAAAACTTGGGACTCTAAGCCTTTAAATTCCGAGCGTTTCACTTGCAACAAAGATAAAATTAAGGAGGGGTCAAGAGGCATAGAGATCAAGCGAATAAGCAATAGAGGAAAGATCTAGCAGCAACTCAAGGATTAGTGTCTTTAATTCTCCCGACCTTCTAAAAAGGCTTGAATATTGCGTTGATACTGATAAACAGATTGCTCGAGATCTTTGGCGATCGCCCCTACCGCAAAATAGGGTGAGCTAAACGATCGCTGCTGTTGCTCGCAGACATAGATATCTTCTACCATAAAATCACCCGAAGCCAATGGATCTTCTGGATCTTCTGTTCTATACTTATCCCCCTTAAAATTCTTGAAAAAATTCCAGGATTTCCATTCCTGCTGCATAAATTTCCAGTCTGAAACTGGCATCACTTTAGTCCGCACTTCGACAATAGACTTGTTGGGAGCTACTGGAATCACCTGAAACGTACTCCAGCTTGATTCCGCCTCGCCTAACCCCAAATTAGGAAAGAGCATGGGTACATAAGCGCCAATTTTATCTTTAGGAATATGGTCAATGAGGGGCAGCGGGGCATTATTTTCAATCCCATCTAGATAATCGGATGAGA
This sequence is a window from Roseofilum reptotaenium CS-1145. Protein-coding genes within it:
- a CDS encoding DNA double-strand break repair nuclease NurA, with translation MPLDPSLILSLLQVKRSEFKGLESQVFEKLRPYRQALLHRSREVVERCKSIELVDEQDSIYAEPLERGDRGWIVKSNLVWQNREQSLQWVRDRLTGIPTFAVDGSQIYPSKDFSLPIAVIQIGWFENFHRGDGDYEKDVAVDLITPNQFAALEKGESLDRLVNRRRLELEVRRIIDYMHVHSHQSSRLVFYDGSLIASFAQTFDRATYQCYLKALRQLLTATQQHQIPLVAYIDTSVAEDTTQMLQRVLGLPPISGVSDPQLLNPLMEWGDRTVLCRCCRPGILRDYQEQANQVTFTYLKTHAGYPVRLELPFWIFEAGLLEQVIDWVRAEAIIGRGYPYAIETADQVTVLRSEDRKLFYRLLQDWAEQEEIPFRLSRKMVSKAHRR